Below is a window of Aeromonas veronii DNA.
GTGGCAAGTGGCCAGTTTAACCCGATGTGACGAGCCATCCCAACCGGAACCGTGAGTCGGATCACCGATGGCGGACGGGCATTTTCCCCTTGGGCAGACTACTCTTGAGCTGGTTTCACGGCGCCAGGAGGCCCCATGCAACACTATTACGATGGTCTGGAAATTCGTCCCCCCGCCCTGCGCGAACAGCAGCAACTGGACCAGCTCAATCATCAGCTTACCCATGTCAGTCAATATTGCGCCGGTTACTCCAGCGCCTATCGCCAGTGTCGCCTCGAGGATCTGGCAGAGCTGGCCACCCTGCCCTTGCTGGACAGCAAAGAACTGTTTGCCGCCCAGCAGGCTCACCCCCCCTTTGCCGGTCTCACCGGCCGACCAGCCAGTCAGGCGCTGCGGGTCTTCTCATGTCCGGGCCAGCTGGCCATCCCCGAATATGCCGGGGCAGACTGGTGGGGCGCCACCCGGGCGCTGTTTGCCGCCGGTTTCAAGGCGGGAGAGGTGATGCTCAACGGCCACGACTATCACGCTGGCCCCACCGCTTTTATCTTCGATAACGGAGCCCGCCAGCTGGGCGCCCCCGTGGTGCCTTGCGGGCCACACGATACCCAGCGCCAGCTGGAGGCACTGCTTCGCTATCAACCCACCGGCTACGTCGGTCCGCTGGT
It encodes the following:
- a CDS encoding phenylacetate--CoA ligase codes for the protein MQHYYDGLEIRPPALREQQQLDQLNHQLTHVSQYCAGYSSAYRQCRLEDLAELATLPLLDSKELFAAQQAHPPFAGLTGRPASQALRVFSCPGQLAIPEYAGADWWGATRALFAAGFKAGEVMLNGHDYHAGPTAFIFDNGARQLGAPVVPCGPHDTQRQLEALLRYQPTGYVGPLVTLLDLLEAAEAAEIPSDSLRRALLCEATHPETAPLRAIHGIAALNCLVWQDVGVVAYESQPGQGFIVNESCIVEIIDPASGNPVSGDETGQLVVTRLDLEYPLLRLVTDWQGHWLAKPSACGRTNRRLKLV